A region of the Pirellulales bacterium genome:
TTTTCTTGACGCGAACGTCCTGTCGCGCCTGGCCGGCGTTCCTTTGTTTGCTCGTCGGCCGATGCAGGGGAACGTATCGGGTCGGCACGCCAGCCCGCATCGCGGTTCCAGCGTCGAATTCGCCGAATATCGCAAGTATGTCGCCGGCGACGATCTGCGGCGGCTCGATTGGCGCGCCTATGGGCGATCGGACCGCTTCTACGTCAAAGAATTCGAGGCCGACACCAATCTGCGTTGCTGCTTCATCATCGACACAAGCGGCTCGATGGGTTTTGGCTCGCAGGAAATCACGAAGCTGGAATACGCCCGTCGCATCGCCGGCACACTGAGCTATCTGGCGAGCCAGCAAGGGGATGCCGTGGGGCTGGCGTGCGTGGCGCGCGGCATCGTGCAGAACCTGCCCCCGCGCCGCAATGCGGCACATCTGCGGTTGATCTTGGATCTACTGGAAGAGATGAAGCCGGTTGGCGAGACGAGGCTGCCCGAAGCGCTCCACGAATTGGCCGAGACAATGCGGCAGCGTGCCCTGGTGATCATCATTTCTGACCTGTTCATCGATCCGGCGATTTTGAACAGCTGTTTCCAGCACTTACGTTTCCG
Encoded here:
- a CDS encoding DUF58 domain-containing protein, which gives rise to MFSDRQPRSFLDANVLSRLAGVPLFARRPMQGNVSGRHASPHRGSSVEFAEYRKYVAGDDLRRLDWRAYGRSDRFYVKEFEADTNLRCCFIIDTSGSMGFGSQEITKLEYARRIAGTLSYLASQQGDAVGLACVARGIVQNLPPRRNAAHLRLILDLLEEMKPVGETRLPEALHELAETMRQRALVIIISDLFIDPAILNSCFQHLRFRHHDVAVFHLLDPLELDFNFRRPMRFLDMEGGPSIFAEPNDIVDRYQKALQQYLGDLKQVLLESAVDYQRVSLADNYEQALVRFLVSRAAAKGQR